A genomic window from Longimicrobiaceae bacterium includes:
- a CDS encoding hydrolase, with translation MNLSLLYLKHRIPSLGGTPEEIAERLRAAGIGVKRIVPLKELLADVVVAKVEEVTQHPNADRLKVCVVNDGGEERLQIVTGASNVAAGELYPLIRSGVTLPNGTKIKKGKLRGELSQGMLGSADELELGTDHAGLLTLTGDLTPGTPLPEVMDVPGIVFELEGDVDEDAVLRALSPGASAGEASGDAHLPKESSAADGTLTLNAAETALVLIDLQQGIVAMDTAPHTSAEVVAECAKLADRFRALGASVVLVHVAFAADGADMLKQPVDSPRPGGVPAPGWSDFVPEIGPRDGDLVVTKRQWGAFYGTDLDLQLRRRGVRTIVLGGIATNFGVESTARAAFEHGYAVVLAEDAMASFTADAHRFAISTIFPRVGRTRSTAQVLAALTSDSR, from the coding sequence GTGAACCTGAGTCTTCTGTACCTCAAGCACCGCATCCCGTCGCTCGGCGGGACGCCGGAGGAGATCGCGGAGCGGCTGCGCGCGGCTGGCATCGGCGTGAAGCGCATCGTGCCGCTCAAGGAGCTGCTCGCGGACGTGGTCGTCGCGAAGGTCGAGGAGGTGACGCAGCACCCCAACGCCGACCGGCTGAAGGTGTGCGTGGTCAACGACGGCGGCGAGGAGCGTCTGCAGATCGTGACGGGCGCGAGCAATGTGGCGGCGGGCGAGCTCTACCCGCTCATCCGCAGCGGGGTGACGCTGCCGAACGGGACGAAGATCAAGAAGGGCAAGCTGCGCGGCGAGCTGTCGCAGGGCATGCTCGGCTCGGCGGACGAGCTGGAGCTGGGGACGGACCACGCGGGCCTGCTCACGCTCACCGGCGACCTCACGCCCGGCACGCCGCTGCCGGAAGTGATGGACGTGCCCGGCATCGTCTTCGAACTCGAAGGCGACGTGGACGAGGATGCCGTGCTCCGCGCCCTCTCGCCCGGTGCGAGCGCGGGCGAGGCGTCGGGAGATGCACATCTTCCGAAGGAGAGTTCAGCGGCGGATGGCACGTTGACGCTGAACGCGGCCGAGACTGCGCTGGTGCTGATCGACCTTCAGCAGGGAATCGTGGCGATGGATACGGCGCCGCACACGTCGGCGGAAGTCGTGGCGGAGTGCGCGAAGCTGGCGGACCGGTTCCGAGCCCTCGGTGCGTCCGTGGTGCTGGTGCACGTGGCCTTCGCGGCGGATGGTGCCGACATGCTCAAGCAGCCGGTCGACTCGCCGCGGCCCGGGGGGGTGCCCGCTCCGGGCTGGAGCGACTTCGTGCCGGAGATCGGGCCGCGCGATGGGGATCTGGTCGTGACGAAGCGGCAGTGGGGCGCGTTCTACGGCACGGACCTGGACCTCCAGCTTCGCCGCCGCGGCGTGCGCACGATCGTGCTCGGCGGCATCGCGACGAACTTCGGCGTGGAGTCCACGGCGCGCGCGGCCTTCGAGCACGGGTACGCGGTCGTGCTCGCGGAGGACGCGATGGCGTCGTTCACGGCGGATGCGCACCGGTTCGCCATCTCGACCATCTTCCCGCGCGTCGGCCGCACGCGTTCGACCGCGCAGGTGCTCGCCGCGCTCACGTCAGATTCGCGGTAG